In Dehalococcoidia bacterium, one DNA window encodes the following:
- a CDS encoding CapA family protein, whose protein sequence is MGNGNGFLRTILLLLAVAVLPAACRSHEEPRKEEQAQAFERQERQEVAHPPESEPEPVIRLLFTGDIILARCVYQQQALRNDFTSVFSDLAPLLRDADITIGSLDSPLSDAGRPIGCTPTFNLLAPARSVEGLAHAGFDVLTVAGNHAKDCGGGAPSCDQALLDTVSNLTRAGIASAGGGANLAEARAPAVVSVRGVDFAFLGYDDIAPYYHAFDGAPGTAPLQEAYLTEDIAAAKAQADVVIVLPHWGVEYTATPTERQVRLARLAIEARASLVVGNHPHWVQASESGADGFVAYALGNFVFDQDWSLQTQQGAILEATFQGAQLVETRFLPVRIGEGYRPALAEREEAAQILARIEEASRLLPRPALTRLGR, encoded by the coding sequence TTGGGCAATGGCAATGGTTTCCTGAGGACTATTCTCCTGCTGTTGGCGGTAGCTGTCCTGCCGGCGGCGTGCCGCTCGCACGAAGAACCCCGCAAGGAGGAACAGGCCCAAGCGTTCGAGCGGCAGGAGCGGCAGGAAGTCGCTCACCCGCCGGAGTCCGAGCCCGAGCCTGTCATACGGCTCCTCTTCACCGGCGATATCATTCTCGCCCGCTGCGTCTACCAGCAACAGGCTCTGCGGAACGATTTCACGTCCGTCTTCTCCGACCTGGCGCCCCTCCTTCGCGACGCGGACATCACCATCGGCAGCCTCGACTCTCCGCTGTCGGATGCCGGGCGGCCGATCGGGTGCACTCCCACGTTCAACCTTCTGGCGCCCGCCCGTAGCGTCGAAGGCCTGGCGCACGCCGGCTTCGATGTCCTCACCGTCGCGGGCAATCACGCGAAGGACTGCGGAGGCGGCGCTCCCTCATGCGACCAGGCGCTCCTCGACACGGTCTCGAACCTCACTCGGGCAGGCATCGCGAGCGCGGGCGGCGGCGCGAATCTGGCAGAGGCGAGGGCGCCGGCCGTGGTGTCGGTAAGAGGCGTCGATTTCGCGTTCCTGGGCTACGACGATATCGCCCCCTACTATCACGCCTTCGACGGGGCGCCCGGCACAGCGCCCCTGCAAGAGGCGTACCTGACCGAAGACATCGCCGCCGCAAAGGCGCAGGCGGACGTCGTGATCGTCCTGCCACATTGGGGCGTGGAATACACCGCCACGCCGACCGAGCGGCAGGTCCGCCTGGCGAGGCTCGCCATCGAGGCAAGAGCGTCGCTGGTCGTGGGCAATCACCCCCACTGGGTCCAGGCGAGCGAAAGCGGCGCCGACGGGTTCGTCGCTTACGCTCTCGGCAACTTCGTCTTCGATCAGGACTGGTCGCTGCAGACCCAGCAGGGGGCAATCCTGGAGGCAACGTTCCAGGGCGCGCAGCTCGTCGAAACGCGGTTCCTGCCGGTGCGCATTGGGGAGGGCTATCGTCCCGCTCTCGCCGAACGGGAGGAGGCGGCGCAGATCCTGGCGAGAATCGAAGAGGCGTCGCGCCTGCTGCCCCGGCCCGCTCTCACGAGGCTCGGCCGCTAG
- a CDS encoding acyl-CoA dehydrogenase family protein — MDIYHELSVGLTDDDRALKEHIHRFAKEVLRPSAMALDEMTPEQAIAKGSVYWDVWRQIKELGLHKRGMPEHLGGVMLTPIQNCILMEELSWGSIDWAVAFGASSMPYIFANVIGSPRLVEEVVIPYIEDKDGTCIGCWAITEPARGYDVMLTFVDGSGISFDTRAKLDGDNWIISGQKSAWVSNGTVAKHALTFVSAETEDGKEPAVGVCVVALDQPGVSKGKPLNKIGQRALNQGEIFFDEVAVPRSEMVILPRRKPEDAPTGSTGFNPNAALGVAFVGVARAAFEETLEYCKNRVQGGAPLVEHQLVQRKLFDMMTKVETARAYARAVSLYNSANPLGFGFYSNASKIYATQVAYEIADQGVQLHGGIGLCKGMLIEKLFRDARAGLIEDGANDSLALSAAPSMVRSYVYSR; from the coding sequence ATGGACATCTATCACGAGCTCAGCGTTGGTCTGACCGACGATGATCGCGCGCTGAAGGAGCACATACATCGCTTTGCCAAGGAAGTGTTGCGCCCCTCCGCGATGGCGCTGGACGAGATGACGCCGGAGCAAGCGATAGCGAAAGGCTCCGTGTACTGGGACGTCTGGCGGCAGATAAAAGAGCTGGGGCTCCACAAGCGGGGCATGCCGGAACACCTGGGAGGGGTGATGCTCACGCCAATCCAGAACTGCATCCTCATGGAAGAGCTGTCGTGGGGGTCAATCGATTGGGCGGTGGCCTTCGGGGCGAGCTCGATGCCCTACATTTTCGCCAACGTCATCGGCAGCCCGCGGCTCGTGGAGGAGGTGGTCATCCCCTACATTGAGGACAAAGACGGGACGTGCATCGGCTGCTGGGCGATCACTGAGCCGGCGCGCGGCTACGATGTCATGCTCACGTTCGTCGACGGGAGCGGCATCAGCTTCGACACGCGCGCAAAACTCGACGGCGACAACTGGATTATCAGCGGACAGAAGTCGGCGTGGGTGAGCAACGGCACGGTGGCGAAGCACGCCCTGACATTTGTGAGCGCTGAGACAGAAGACGGTAAGGAGCCGGCCGTTGGTGTGTGCGTAGTGGCGCTCGACCAGCCGGGAGTCTCGAAGGGGAAGCCACTCAACAAGATCGGTCAGCGGGCGCTGAACCAGGGGGAGATCTTCTTCGACGAAGTGGCGGTGCCGCGTAGCGAGATGGTGATATTACCTCGTCGCAAGCCCGAGGATGCGCCAACGGGCAGTACGGGCTTCAACCCCAACGCGGCGCTGGGAGTGGCTTTTGTGGGCGTCGCGCGGGCGGCGTTCGAGGAGACGCTCGAGTACTGCAAAAACCGCGTTCAGGGGGGTGCGCCGCTCGTAGAGCACCAACTGGTCCAGCGCAAGCTCTTCGACATGATGACAAAAGTGGAGACGGCCCGCGCCTACGCACGCGCCGTGTCGCTTTACAACAGCGCCAACCCCCTGGGCTTCGGCTTCTACAGCAACGCCTCGAAGATATACGCTACCCAGGTCGCCTATGAGATCGCCGACCAGGGCGTGCAACTGCACGGCGGCATCGGGTTGTGCAAGGGCATGCTGATAGAGAAGCTCTTCCGCGACGCACGGGCCGGTCTCATCGAAGACGGGGCGAATGATTCGCTCGCGCTGTCGGCGGCGCCGTCGATGGTCAGAAGCTACGTCTATTCGCGCTAG
- a CDS encoding DUF488 family protein, with the protein MSVRVKRAYEPSSPEDGVRVLTERLWPRGIAKEKLAIDAWLREIAPSPELRRWYNHEPEKWDEFQRRYRRELQGPRQQDLVAELAEKAAAGTLTLVYGSRDTERNSSVILAEVIRERIARKDR; encoded by the coding sequence GTGTCTGTTCGCGTGAAAAGGGCTTACGAGCCTTCGTCGCCGGAAGACGGCGTAAGGGTGCTGACCGAACGCCTCTGGCCGCGAGGTATCGCAAAGGAGAAGCTGGCGATCGACGCCTGGCTGAGAGAGATCGCTCCGTCGCCCGAGCTGCGCCGCTGGTACAACCACGAGCCTGAGAAGTGGGACGAGTTCCAGCGGAGGTACCGCCGAGAACTCCAAGGGCCGCGCCAGCAGGACCTCGTGGCGGAACTGGCCGAAAAGGCCGCCGCGGGCACTCTAACGCTTGTCTACGGCTCGCGCGACACCGAACGCAACAGCTCGGTCATCCTCGCGGAAGTGATCAGGGAGCGCATAGCGCGAAAGGACCGATGA
- a CDS encoding MFS transporter has translation MRKALFERLGKAVEGPAYKWWAFAAVSIGVFMSTLDVSIVNISLPRIMTGLNAGFDAVQWVVLSYLLTITSLLLAFGSLADLIGRKKVYVAGFAVFTFGNLFAAIAPNVVLLIVARALAGVGGAMIQANGAAITAAVFPPEERGKALGLNGTIVASGLVAGPTIGGVLTDALGWRSVFYIAIPVGLTAIPFAALVLRERLISTGARLLERRFDWPGAALWAGFLFCLLFGLNRGSLLGWKSSAVVALFAASGLLLASFLVRELKVSNPTIRLSLFRVWGFSAGSTASFASFMGQQASVFLMPFYLQLALGLSARTAGVLMTAVPFSMAVVAPISGRLSDRYGSRGLATAGLAVVGAGLFLLSSITTESQDYGPILGAFVLLGLGMGLFQSPNNSFIFGAVPREFYGVASGFIATLRNAGSSLGIAVWGTIVTSQLASHGFKGDLQATVSNPGLAERVMPVFLDGMHLAMHAAVIVIIIGIIASALRGPAGDSRPPVYAAQAQREEAGRSS, from the coding sequence TTGCGGAAGGCGCTGTTTGAACGGCTCGGAAAGGCGGTGGAAGGCCCGGCCTACAAGTGGTGGGCCTTCGCTGCTGTCTCCATCGGCGTCTTCATGTCCACCCTCGACGTCAGCATCGTCAACATCTCGCTCCCCCGCATCATGACCGGCCTCAACGCGGGCTTCGATGCCGTGCAGTGGGTCGTGCTCTCTTATCTCTTGACCATTACGTCGCTGCTGCTTGCCTTCGGCAGCCTCGCCGACCTGATCGGCCGCAAGAAGGTATACGTCGCCGGCTTCGCCGTCTTCACGTTCGGCAACCTGTTTGCGGCGATCGCTCCCAATGTCGTCCTGCTCATCGTGGCGAGGGCGCTCGCCGGCGTGGGCGGCGCGATGATCCAGGCCAACGGCGCGGCGATCACCGCTGCTGTCTTCCCGCCGGAGGAGAGGGGGAAGGCGCTGGGGCTGAACGGGACGATCGTCGCCTCCGGCCTCGTCGCCGGCCCGACGATCGGCGGCGTGCTTACCGACGCGCTGGGGTGGCGGTCGGTGTTCTATATCGCGATACCGGTGGGACTGACGGCGATACCGTTCGCCGCGCTCGTCTTGCGGGAGCGCCTGATTTCCACCGGCGCTCGTTTGCTGGAGCGTCGCTTCGATTGGCCGGGGGCGGCGCTTTGGGCCGGTTTCCTGTTCTGCCTCCTCTTCGGGCTCAACCGGGGCTCTCTGCTCGGGTGGAAGTCGTCGGCGGTGGTGGCGCTATTCGCCGCCTCGGGGCTCTTGCTGGCGAGTTTTCTCGTCAGGGAACTAAAGGTGAGCAACCCCACCATCCGGCTGAGCCTGTTCAGGGTCTGGGGCTTCTCGGCGGGCTCGACCGCCAGCTTCGCCAGTTTCATGGGCCAGCAGGCGAGTGTCTTTCTCATGCCGTTCTACCTCCAGCTCGCCCTCGGCTTGAGCGCTCGCACGGCCGGTGTGCTGATGACGGCCGTTCCGTTCAGCATGGCCGTCGTCGCGCCGATAAGCGGGCGCCTCTCCGACCGCTACGGCTCACGCGGGCTGGCGACGGCTGGACTCGCCGTTGTCGGGGCAGGGCTCTTCCTCCTGTCGTCGATCACGACCGAGTCGCAGGATTACGGGCCGATCTTGGGCGCCTTCGTGCTCCTCGGTCTGGGGATGGGTTTGTTCCAGTCGCCGAACAACAGCTTCATCTTCGGCGCTGTGCCGCGCGAGTTCTACGGCGTTGCTTCCGGCTTTATCGCCACGCTTCGTAATGCGGGCAGCTCGCTGGGCATCGCCGTGTGGGGCACCATAGTCACCTCGCAGCTCGCCTCGCACGGGTTCAAAGGAGACTTGCAGGCGACGGTCTCGAATCCCGGCCTGGCGGAGAGGGTGATGCCGGTGTTCCTGGACGGTATGCACCTGGCGATGCATGCCGCGGTTATCGTGATCATCATTGGGATTATCGCCTCTGCTTTGAGAGGCCCTGCCGGCGATTCGCGGCCGCCCGTTTACGCGGCGCAGGCTCAGCGTGAAGAGGCGGGCCGCTCTTCCTGA
- the smc gene encoding chromosome segregation protein SMC, which produces MYLKRLELQGFKSFASRTALEFSPGVTCIIGPNGVGKSNVGDAIRWVLGEHNSRALRARKLEEVIFSGSSVKSPVGMAEVDLILDNSDGALPIDFTEVRIGRRAFRDGQSEYLLNGNRVRLREIQDLFAGAHVGHGGYAFIGQGLVEEVLALRPEDRRALVEEAADVRRHRLRLEEARGRLAATRENLDRVNLLLAEIGPTLGRLERQAERAMLHSQLSRELEQALQALYGHLWREAQDYLTAALAASDQKQEEYRQAETRIATYQEGLQALQKAIEKRRREIEERTQAERRLSDDVRRLEHQLALDEERQRLLGDRRQELRSDIESLEAERERQSQRAAGGGERQAALDEEVERCRAQLVARRQELTEAEREHAELRRGQVEAEEQALRLETSVRETEGRIERLKRAQEGLANELAEIEGRRKESLRRLGSLAQDFLLYHNEKRRLERELADAADAQTSANARIAEARAAILRAEEQVPRLQAQVQHAEARLEILGRVQAQYEGFEDAVRMLLVAAGRIPPADDDDYPEPGSLQGVLGIMARLVRVAPGLEKAIEAALAESLQAIVLESYTDALAVMELLRQYQNGRVTMYALDSLKVSRPLVLLKEKGILGVASDLVSCEARYRPLVETLLGRTIVVETLPLAQKVVRRGLGNVVTLDGELLRPSGAMTSGTIRSAGELVRRESELHHLPEQASQAKAELEGLQKEIEVGRETVKECEATLAKEAARQQRLWQERAGLEQSLVEYRSRLASVGGQLNELRRESARAAQSARQLVTEVKTLERERDAMLGEAKAARERAERQEEAVAALSERLPALTEAVSNASVALAAVEGERQAVALRQEEQQAALARVDGQLEQKRAQLSELEKSLSMVARRLQDSRLLVLKQREQLESVTRVQGPGQEELAQLESREKTLRAELERALAQRLEAERFLLEAQAQVKLKSDELKALQENMEAEGLMPTPTGDVVPIKAEPAREVPVWLSGGVEGGMGREEFLPPIQGGAPVDPVALRETISELRARIRALGPVDAQAPADYAERRQRYDFLAGQVDDLKQAERSLQEVIAQLETKIRERFGEVFQQVNGRFQEYFATFFQGGSARLMLTGKDGDEPGVDIVAQPPGKRVSSLSMLSGGERALTSVALLFALLQTRPSPFCLLDEVDAMLDEANVGRFVDAVRKLSRLSQFILVTHNRRTIEMADHIYGVSMGQDSVSRVLSLRLADVPN; this is translated from the coding sequence ATGTACCTCAAGCGACTCGAGCTGCAGGGATTCAAGAGCTTCGCCTCTCGCACCGCGCTTGAGTTCAGCCCCGGCGTGACCTGCATCATCGGGCCCAACGGCGTCGGCAAGAGCAACGTCGGCGACGCTATCCGCTGGGTGCTCGGCGAGCACAACTCGCGGGCGCTGCGGGCGCGCAAGCTGGAAGAGGTCATCTTCTCCGGCAGCAGCGTGAAGTCGCCTGTCGGCATGGCCGAGGTCGATCTCATCCTCGACAACAGCGACGGCGCCCTCCCCATCGATTTTACGGAAGTGCGCATCGGCCGCCGCGCCTTCAGGGACGGCCAGAGCGAGTACCTGCTCAACGGGAACCGCGTGCGCCTTCGCGAGATACAGGACCTGTTCGCGGGCGCGCACGTGGGGCACGGCGGTTACGCCTTCATCGGGCAGGGGCTGGTCGAGGAAGTGCTGGCTCTGCGGCCGGAAGACCGCCGCGCGCTTGTCGAAGAGGCCGCCGACGTCCGCCGGCACCGCCTGCGCCTGGAAGAGGCGCGCGGCCGTCTCGCCGCCACCCGCGAAAACCTCGATCGGGTCAACCTTCTTCTGGCGGAGATCGGCCCGACGCTGGGCCGTCTCGAACGGCAGGCCGAGCGGGCAATGCTGCACAGTCAGCTCAGCCGCGAGCTTGAACAGGCGCTCCAGGCGCTGTACGGCCACCTCTGGCGCGAGGCGCAGGACTACCTTACGGCCGCGCTCGCCGCTTCCGACCAGAAACAAGAAGAGTACCGCCAGGCGGAGACGCGCATCGCGACGTACCAGGAGGGCTTGCAGGCGCTGCAAAAGGCGATCGAGAAGCGACGGCGCGAGATTGAGGAGCGGACGCAGGCGGAGCGCCGCCTCAGCGATGACGTGCGCCGCCTCGAACACCAGCTTGCCCTCGACGAGGAGCGGCAGCGCCTTCTCGGCGACCGCAGGCAGGAGTTGCGCTCCGACATCGAGAGCCTAGAGGCGGAGCGGGAGCGCCAATCTCAGCGGGCGGCCGGCGGCGGCGAGCGGCAGGCGGCCCTCGACGAGGAGGTCGAGCGCTGTCGCGCGCAGCTCGTGGCGCGGCGTCAAGAATTGACGGAGGCTGAGCGGGAACACGCCGAGCTTCGCCGCGGACAAGTGGAGGCTGAGGAGCAGGCACTGCGTCTCGAGACATCGGTGCGAGAAACAGAAGGGCGCATCGAGCGGCTCAAGAGGGCGCAGGAGGGCCTCGCAAACGAGCTCGCCGAGATCGAGGGGCGGCGCAAAGAGTCGCTGAGACGGCTCGGCTCGTTGGCGCAGGACTTCCTCCTTTACCACAACGAGAAGCGGCGCCTCGAACGCGAGCTGGCGGACGCCGCCGACGCGCAGACGTCGGCCAACGCGCGCATCGCCGAGGCGAGGGCGGCGATCCTCCGCGCCGAAGAGCAGGTCCCCCGGCTCCAGGCCCAGGTCCAGCACGCGGAGGCGCGGCTCGAGATACTGGGGCGTGTCCAGGCGCAGTACGAAGGGTTCGAGGACGCCGTGCGCATGCTCCTCGTCGCCGCGGGGCGCATTCCGCCCGCCGACGACGACGATTATCCCGAGCCGGGCAGCCTTCAGGGCGTGCTTGGCATCATGGCGCGGCTGGTGCGCGTGGCGCCGGGACTGGAGAAAGCGATCGAGGCGGCGCTGGCCGAAAGTCTGCAGGCGATCGTGCTGGAGAGCTACACCGACGCCCTCGCCGTGATGGAGCTGCTCCGCCAGTACCAGAACGGGCGCGTCACGATGTACGCCCTCGACAGCCTGAAGGTATCGCGGCCGCTGGTGCTGTTGAAGGAGAAGGGAATACTTGGGGTAGCGTCCGACCTCGTGAGCTGCGAAGCGCGCTACCGGCCCCTTGTCGAGACGCTCCTCGGGCGCACGATAGTGGTCGAGACGCTGCCGCTGGCGCAGAAGGTCGTGCGCCGTGGCCTGGGCAACGTGGTGACGCTCGACGGCGAGCTGCTGCGCCCCAGCGGCGCCATGACCAGCGGCACCATCCGCAGCGCGGGCGAGCTTGTGCGGCGCGAAAGCGAACTGCACCATCTGCCGGAGCAGGCGTCGCAGGCGAAGGCGGAGCTGGAAGGGCTTCAGAAGGAGATCGAGGTCGGACGCGAGACGGTGAAGGAATGCGAGGCGACGCTCGCGAAGGAAGCGGCGCGACAGCAGCGTTTGTGGCAGGAGCGCGCCGGTCTCGAGCAGTCGCTTGTCGAGTACCGCAGCCGGCTGGCGTCGGTGGGAGGACAGCTCAACGAATTGCGCCGCGAGAGCGCTCGGGCCGCACAATCGGCGCGGCAGCTCGTAACGGAGGTCAAGACGCTGGAGCGGGAGCGGGACGCCATGCTCGGGGAGGCGAAGGCGGCGCGTGAGAGGGCGGAGCGCCAAGAGGAAGCGGTGGCCGCCCTCAGCGAGCGTCTGCCGGCGCTCACCGAGGCTGTGAGCAACGCGAGCGTAGCGCTGGCGGCGGTAGAGGGGGAGCGTCAGGCCGTCGCCCTGCGGCAAGAGGAGCAGCAGGCCGCCCTCGCCCGCGTCGACGGACAGCTTGAACAGAAGCGCGCCCAGCTTTCCGAACTCGAAAAGTCTCTTTCGATGGTGGCGCGGCGTCTCCAGGATTCGCGCCTCCTCGTGCTGAAGCAGCGCGAGCAGCTCGAGAGCGTGACGCGCGTCCAGGGGCCCGGTCAGGAGGAGCTGGCCCAGCTCGAATCGCGCGAGAAGACGCTGAGAGCGGAGCTCGAACGGGCCCTCGCGCAGCGGCTGGAAGCGGAGCGATTCCTGCTCGAAGCGCAGGCGCAGGTCAAGCTCAAGTCGGACGAGCTAAAGGCGCTGCAGGAGAACATGGAAGCGGAAGGGCTCATGCCCACTCCGACGGGCGACGTCGTGCCGATAAAGGCGGAGCCTGCGAGAGAGGTCCCCGTGTGGCTCAGCGGCGGTGTTGAGGGCGGGATGGGGCGTGAGGAGTTCCTGCCGCCGATACAGGGCGGAGCGCCCGTCGATCCCGTCGCCCTGAGGGAGACGATATCGGAGCTGCGGGCGCGAATCCGCGCGCTCGGCCCGGTCGACGCCCAGGCGCCTGCCGACTACGCGGAGCGCCGGCAGCGCTACGACTTCCTCGCCGGCCAGGTCGACGACCTCAAGCAGGCGGAGCGCTCGTTGCAGGAAGTTATCGCGCAGCTCGAGACCAAGATCAGGGAGCGTTTCGGGGAGGTATTCCAGCAGGTCAACGGACGGTTCCAGGAGTATTTCGCCACGTTCTTCCAGGGAGGCAGCGCCCGGCTTATGCTGACCGGCAAAGACGGCGACGAGCCGGGGGTCGATATCGTGGCGCAGCCGCCGGGAAAGCGCGTCAGCAGCCTCTCCATGCTTTCGGGAGGCGAAAGGGCGCTGACCTCGGTCGCGCTGCTCTTCGCTCTTCTCCAAACGCGTCCGTCGCCCTTCTGCCTCCTCGACGAGGTGGACGCGATGCTGGACGAGGCGAACGTGGGGCGGTTCGTCGACGCCGTGCGGAAGCTGTCGCGGCTCAGCCAGTTCATCCTCGTCACCCACAACCGGCGCACCATCGAGATGGCCGACCACATCTACGGCGTATCGATGGGACAGGACAGCGTCTCGCGCGTCCTCTCGTTGCGCCTCGCCGACGTGCCCAACTGA
- the rnc gene encoding ribonuclease III, producing MGVKFRNPSLLQQALVHRSYLNEVPESGFDSNERLEFLGDAVLGLVVAAKLYGDYPDRQEGQLTELRAAVVRRDALAKVAKRLTLGEYLYLGKGEESAGGRNRPSNLSAAFEAVVGAVYLDGGIDKARRFVIRSLAPELGALPKGRIPGDPKSRLQEILQARYQRPPVYRVVRDEGPDHSKVFTVQVSAGRKVLGTGQGKSKQQAEKAAATRALESLEGEGSRRRARKKRS from the coding sequence ATGGGTGTAAAGTTCCGTAATCCGTCGCTACTCCAGCAGGCGCTGGTGCACCGCTCTTACCTGAACGAGGTCCCCGAGTCGGGGTTTGATTCCAACGAGCGACTCGAGTTCCTGGGCGACGCCGTCCTGGGACTGGTTGTCGCAGCCAAGCTTTACGGCGACTACCCCGACCGTCAGGAGGGCCAGCTTACGGAGCTGCGGGCGGCGGTCGTGCGCCGCGACGCGCTGGCGAAGGTGGCGAAGCGGCTCACTCTGGGGGAGTACCTGTACCTCGGGAAGGGTGAGGAGTCGGCAGGGGGGAGGAACCGCCCCTCGAACCTCTCCGCCGCGTTCGAGGCCGTCGTCGGCGCTGTCTATCTGGACGGGGGAATCGATAAGGCGCGGCGCTTTGTCATCCGGTCGCTGGCCCCGGAGTTGGGCGCGCTCCCCAAGGGACGCATTCCCGGCGACCCGAAATCGCGGCTGCAGGAGATACTGCAGGCCCGCTATCAGCGGCCGCCCGTCTACAGGGTGGTGCGCGACGAAGGCCCCGATCACTCGAAGGTGTTCACGGTGCAGGTATCGGCGGGCAGAAAGGTGCTCGGCACGGGACAGGGGAAGAGCAAGCAGCAGGCGGAGAAGGCGGCAGCGACGCGCGCTCTTGAGAGCCTCGAAGGCGAGGGCTCGCGGCGGCGCGCCAGGAAGAAAAGGTCCTGA